In a single window of the Elaeis guineensis isolate ETL-2024a chromosome 6, EG11, whole genome shotgun sequence genome:
- the LOC105046728 gene encoding cullin-4, translating into MTHAKRPFSSGSSGGGSTTHGSSSSGGLIGSPLSPSVTTSSSMKKAKCQPAAAAAAAAVSVEREKNGLHVHPTRYDPAAAQSAEEEDSMLLDQEDLKAGASTAITTTGVAANLSRKKATPPQPSTKKQLVIKLVKGKPTLPTNFEEDTWATLKSAITAIFLKQPDPCDSEKLYQAVSDLCLHKMGGNLYQRIQKECEVHISATLSSLVGQSPDLVVFLSLVEKCWQDFCDQILMIRGIALYLDRTYVKQTPNVRSLWDMGLQLFRKHLSLCSEVEHKIVTGLLRLIERERLGEAIDRTLLSHLLKMFTALGIYTESFEKPFLECTSEFYAAEGVKYMQQSDVPDYLKHVESRLHEEHERCLLYLDANTRKPLVATAEKQLLERHTSAILDKGFTMLMEANRVNDLQRMYMLFQRVNALELLRQALSSYVRGSGQGIIMDEEKDKDLVSYLLEFKASLDTIWEESFFRNEAFSNTIKDSFEHLINLRQNRPAELIAKFLDEKLRAGNKGTSEEELEGTLDKVLVLFRFIQGKDVFEAFYKKDLAKRLLLGKSASIDAEKSMISKLKTECGSQFTNKLEGMFKDIELSKEINDSFKQSSQARTKLPTGIEMSVHVLTTGYWPTYPPMDVRLPHELNVYQDIFKEFYLSKYSGRRLMWQNSLGQCVLKAEFPKGKKELAVSLFQTVVLMLFNDTQKLSFQDIKDSTGIDDKELRRTLQSLACGKVRVLQKIPKGREVEDDDSFVFNEEFSAPLYRIKVNAIQMKETVEENTSTTERVFQDRQYQVDAAIVRIMKTRKVLSHTLLITELFQQLKFPIKPADLKKRIESLIDREYLERDKNNPQIYNYLA; encoded by the exons ATGACTCACGCAAAGCGGCCCTTCTCCAGCGGCAGCAGCGGCGGCGGCAGCACCACCCACGGCAGCAGCTCATCCGGCGGACTCATCGGAAGCCCCCTCTCCCCCTCCGTCACCACCTCCTCCTCCATGAAGAAGGCCAAGTGCCAGccggccgccgccgccgccgccgccgccgtctCCGTCGAGAGGGAGAAGAATGGTCTCCATGTCCATCCCACCCGCTACGACCCTGCCGCCGCCCAGTCCGCCGAGGAGGAGGATTCCATGCTCTTGGACCAGGAGGACCTTAAGGCGGGCGCATCCACTGCCATCACGACCACCGGCGTCGCCGCCAACCTCTCCAGGAAGAAGGCCACCCCTCCTCAGCCGTCGACTAAGAAGCAGCTAGTGATCAAGCTCGTTAAAG GTAAGCCAACTCTGCCAACAAATTTTGAAGAGGATACATGGGCAACATTGAAGTCTGCTATTACAGCTATATTTTTGAAGCAGCCAGATCCATGCGACTCTGAAAAGCTTTATCAG GCTGTCAGTGATCTTTGCCTACACAAGATGGGAGGAAATCTTTATCAACGTATCCAGAAGGAATGTGAAGTACATATTTCGGCAACACTATCCTCATTGGTTGGCCAGAGCCCTGACTTGGTTGTATTTTTATCATTGGTAGAAAAATGCTGGCAGGATTTTTGTGACCAGATCTTGATGATACGTGGTATAGCCTTATATCTTGATAGAACTTATGTCAAGCAAACCCCAAATGTTCGGTCATTGTGGGACATGGGGTTGCAATTGTTTCGGAAGCATCTCTCTTTATGTTCTGAAGTTGAACATAAGATTGTCACTGGCCTTTTGAGGTTAATTGAGAGGGAAAG attaggtgaAGCTATCGATAGGACACTGCTCAGTCATCTTTTAAAGATGTTCACGGCTCTTGGAATTTACACAGAGAGCTTTGAAAAGCCCTTTCTGGAATGCACTTCTGAGTTTTATGCTGCTGAAGGTGTGAAATATATGCAACAATCAGATGTTCCAGACTATTTGAAGCATGTGGAG TCAAGGCTACATGAGGAACATGAAAGATGCTTGCTCTACTTAGATGCAAATACGAGGAAGCCCCTTGTAGCAACTGCTGAAAAGCAACTCCTTGAGCGACACACATCTGCAATTCTTGACAAG GGATTTACAATGCTCATGGAAGCAAATCGAGTCAACGACCTTCAGAGAATGTACATGCTCTTTCAGAGGGTTAATGCTCTGGAGTTGTTAAGACAAGCTCTTAGCTCGTATGTTCGGGGTTCTGGGCAAGGTATTATTATGGATGAAGAGAAAGACAAAGATTTGGTTTCCTATCTCTTAGAGTTTAAAGCATCTCTTGATACAATTTGGGAAGAAAGTTTCTTCAGAAATGAAGCTTTTTCAAATACTATAAAGGATTCATTTGAGCATCTCATTAACCTTCGTCAG AATAGGCCAGCTGAACTGATCGCAAAATTTCTGGATGAGAAGCTTCGTGCTGGCAACAAGGGTACATCTGAAGAAGAATTAGAGGGTACACTTGATAAAGTGTTGGTTTTGTTTAGGTTTATTCAA GGAAAAGATGTCTTTGAGGCATTCTATAAAAAGGATCTTGCAAAAAGATTATTGTTGGGAAAAAGTGCATCAATTGATGCTGAAAAGTCAATGATATCTAAG CTCAAAACTGAGTGTGGAAGTcaattcacaaataaacttgaaGGAATGTTCAAG GACATTGAGTTATCGAAAGAGATTAATGATTCGTTTAAGCAATCATCTCAAGCCAGGACAAAACTTCCAACTGGTATTGAAATGAGTGTTCATGTCCTTACGACTGG GTATTGGCCAACATATCCCCCTATGGATGTTCGGCTTCCACATGAACTGAATGTTTATCAG GATATATTTAAGGAGTTCTATTTGAGTAAGTACAGTGGGAGGCGCTTAATGTGGCAAAATTCATTAGGTCAATGTGTTTTAAAAGCAGAATTTCCAAAAGGTAAAAAGGAATTGGCGGTGTCATTGTTCCAG ACTGTTGTATTGATGCTGTTCAATGACACTCAAAAGCTCAGTTTCCAAGATATTAAGGACTCAACTGGCATTGACGATAAAGAGCTGAGAAGGACTTTGCAGTCACTTGCATGTGGCAAAGTCCGAGTTCTCCAAAAG ATCCCAAAAGGAAGGGAAGTAGAGGATGATGACTCATTTGTATTTAATGAAGAATTCAGTGCTCCTCTCTACCGCATTAAG GTAAATGCAATTCAAATGAAGGAGACGGTGGAAGAGAACACCAGCACCACTGAAAGAGTATTCCAAGACCGTCAATATCAG GTTGATGCGGCTATTGTCCGTATCATGAAGACAAGAAAAGTACTAAGCCACACGCTTCTAATAACTGAGCTCTTTCAGCAG CTCAAATTTCCTATAAAACCAGCAGACTTGAAGAAAAGGATAGAGAGCCTCATCGACAGGGAATACCTGGAGCGGGACAAGAACAATCCTCAGATCTACAATTACCTGGCTTGA